DNA sequence from the Ovis canadensis isolate MfBH-ARS-UI-01 breed Bighorn chromosome 2, ARS-UI_OviCan_v2, whole genome shotgun sequence genome:
CCTTCTTGGGGGTTGGGAACAGCCCTGACCTGAGGTCAGGGGGCCTGCATCTATGTCCCTGTCCTGCCACTAATTCGCTGTGCAATCCTGGGCAAGGCCTGCCCAGTTCTGGGCCTCTATACAACAGGGCTGAATGCAACATACTCCAAGGGCTTCTAACAATGCTGTGAGCTTTCGGGAGACTCTGCCCTCATCCCACCGCAACTCTTGCTCCTGAAACATCCACAGGAGGAAGTGTAATTGGGCTGGTGGGTCAGGGTCTCTGCTGCAGGCAGAAGGGCCCTCTCCTGGAGCATCCACTGGTCATAGCATTCCCCTGGGAGCAGTTGAACTCAGGGCCAGAGGGCTAGAAGCCTTGGGCCTCAGGGCAGTAAGTCTTGAACTTTAACAAGTGCATGAATcattcttgttaaaatgcagcttCGGACTCTGGCAGATCTGTCTGCACTGCTAACACATTTCCAGGTGCTGTGGCTGATCCATGGACCACACCTGGAGTGGCAGGGCCTCTGAGAGCAGTGGGAAGATTTTCAAAATTACTGATGCCTGATACTGATTGTATCAGTGTCTTTGGAGGAGAGATCAGGcactatactttttaaaagcacCACAGAAGATCCCAGGGTGCAGCCAGGGTGGGGAATTGCTGCCCTAGAGACCACCCACCTAACCCCTCTCTGTAGGGATGGGGACACTGGGGCCAGGGAGGGTAGCAGACTTGCTCAAGGCTCCACGGGGAGCCAttgtgaggctgggagggagtcTCATCTCCTGCTGGCTCTTTCCGgcccccttcccttcttcccatccAGGCCCACAGCCTGAGCCTGGGGAGGGTCTGTGGGCCTCGGGCTCCACCCTCCTCAGGGGCAGGCCCACGCTTCGCTTCTCGCTTCTGCTTCTCGCTTCTTGCTTCTCATGGAGAGCTCTGCCTGGAAACATAGAGGCTGTCCAGGGCCTCCCTGGGGAACCCCCAGGAATGTGAGGCCAGGGAGGGAACAGTCATTCTCCTGCAGGGGAGGGAGCCGGTCAGAGCGCGAGGTggctctctccagcatttttccTAAAAAGCCGCGCCAGCCCTATCAGAGCCAGGAAGCTCCACAATGTTTGGTCAGTGTGGTGGGATCACCATCCAggctgtgaccttgggtgaggaaTTGCCTTTCTCATTATTATTACTTTGTCCAACATGGAAAAAAGCTCTATTGCACTTTTCTCATGAAAACAGCTAATACACAAGCACTGAAAAGACTTTTAGAAGAACGTGAGGAAAGTAAAATTCTTCCGTAACTGGGGGTGCTGCAGTGCCCACAGGGTCAGGCTGAGGCGCAGCACACAAACGGTccttcccccgcccccactcTCAGCAGGGAGTTCTTCTGAAGAAGGTGCGGGGACAGGCAGTCTGACTCATCTCTGTGTCCCTGGCACTCCGCACAAGCCTGGCCCTGAGCTGGCCACTGGAGCCCTTGTGGTGAACTGCAGTCAGCCCCTGGGGGCAGACAGAGAGCTCTGGGGTTCTTTTCCCTTTCTGGGCAGGTAGTGGCATCATGGTGGCACTGTGAGGGCACTGGGGCCAGGAGGAGCCTGAACACTGGATGTCCCAGGCCCAGCTCAGGCAGTGGGTGGGGGGCTGAGGAATGACCCACCTGTCTGATCGTAGGATGCCCATGCCAAGTTCTCTCCACACTGGCCACGACTGGACTCTGGGCTGTGCTTGAGGATCCTTGTGCTGGCCAGGGCCTCTGAATACCTGCAGGAGTCCACGGTGCTTCCTTAGAGCGCGTATAGCCTGGGGAAGCCTCAAAAGTAGGAGCCCTAACCTAGTGTGGCTGAGCTTCCGTCCCTGCCCTGGGCTCGTGGAGGCAATCAGGAGCATCACACCTGCATCGCTTCTAAGCCCCTGCTCCAGTTCCACTCTACAGAGGAgcaaactaaggctcagaggaaCATGGGACCCGCCTAGGTAAATGGCAGAGGGGCTAGTCAAGCATGGCTGTGTTTGCCCCCCAAGCCCACATCTCTCCTGCATCCTAGCGCTCATCCATGACTGCAGCAGCGGCAGCACCATGAAGGGCCTTGGGCACTGGGGGGCACTCACTGCTGAGCCTCCCGGTTGAGCTTCTTGCAGAGCTTCAGTGGGGGCACACCATGCTGCTTCCGGTACTCATTGTGGGCCTTCAGGACCTCGTCGTTAAACTGCTTGGAGGCTGCAATGAGTTCAAGATGGAGACCATCTCAGTGAGGAGAAAAGAGCCACGGGAAGTAGGAAAGTACCCTGCAGACTTCAGAGCACGGCCCAGCTCAGACTTGAGGCCACAGGGCCAGGCTTGCTGCCCCAATCTCTGCACACCAACACCCCCAGAACTATGTAGGGCCCCATGGGGCATGTAAGGAATCTGGGTCTTTATTCATGGCAATGGGAAGTGACTGACTGGGGGAAAGGGGGTGAGCTAAGGAGACCTCTGTTTCTGGAAGACCCTGCTGGCTGCTGAGTGGAGGATGGGCTGGAGGCACAGAGCAGATGGAGAGAGGGGTACTGGACAGGGAAGAGCAGGACATCTGAAAGAAAATGTGTGAAGGAGACTGGATATCTCAGATGGGACCTATGGTGCATACTACGGGAGGACTGGGAAGGGCTGGAGATGGGAGCTCAGAGAGAACAGGCCTAGGCCTGGCTGGAGTGCAGGGGTACCTGCACTGCCCCAAGACAGAGGGACAGATGGAGAGAGGCGGACTGACCAGGGCAGGACAGCATCAGGAAGTGGAGAGAGGGGGGAGTGTGGGGAAAGAATGCTGTGGTGTGACCAGCTGGCCTCAGCAGTGAAGGAAGGTGTGCCCAACTGGGTCACAACCCCAGAAGCGGCAAAGCCAAGGGGGCTGGAACTGGGAGAAGAGAAGTGGTGAAGTCAAAGGTAGGCCAGGTCAGTAGTGGACAGAGGTCTTATCAATTTGAATCTCAAATGGAACTTCATCTATCCCACATCCTCCATCCAtcactcatccatccacctatGGATTCATGATGTAAGCAGCAGCATCCAATCACCCATCTGTCATCCATCCAACCCCAACTCATCTATCTGTTCATCTGCTCTCTGAGTATGTCCTCTGTGCCAAGTCCCATACAATATGCCAGAGGTTTGGACAAGTTAGCTATGTCCTTCCCTCGAAAAGCTCATACCCAGAAGGGAGAGAGTCTTGAAAACAACAGCCAACAGTGTGGCAGGGTCAAGGTGCAGGTGAGCACAGTTCAAGAGGAACTAGGAGAAAAGTAGCCTAACATGGTTAGGCCTGATTTGAGGCCCCACAGATGTCTGAATAGGAGCTGGCCAGGCTAAGACTCTGAAGGTTGCTGACCTCAGCCTTAGGAATCTGGGAGGACCCCCTGCCATCACCATAGAAATGGTTGAGTTATGTGTGAGGGCCACAGGGGGTCCACAGAACTGAGCTAGTCCCCTCTGGCAGGAGCCTGTCCCTGAAGCCTGCTGTGGGCAGAGGGTGTAAACCAGAGGATGAGAGAAGCACCTCTCCATCCACTGGCCCGAGTCACCATCACCAGCCACCTTTCTCCTCTGCGGTCTTGTCCCCCACAGGCCGTGGAGATGAACCAGCAGGggtcctcttcccctccctcaggTCTCCTGGGCCTTCGGATTGAATCCCATTGGGTCGCTAGGGGACTTGAGGGAAGAAGACCCAGGGCTTGCCCTCCGGAGCTTTGGGCTAGACACTGAccaggagagggaaggaaactGCAGGCCATGCCAGTGGTGGGCAAGTGGTCACAACCTCCACACTCTGGGGACTGGTGGGGCAGTCTGGTGGGGTCCAGTCATAGTAATGGGGAGTGGGACAGGGCGGGAAAAGGGTGCCAAACGCCAGGATCTGGGCGGTCTGGACTGACAGGCAGAGATGGGGAGATGCTGTGACCAAGGCATGGAGGGGAAAACCATGGCCATGGTAATGGGTCATAAGGCAGAGGGGGGAGCTACCACCTGAAGTCCTCAGGCCTCTGTGGCCGAGAGACCCGCCGAGAGGGAAGGTGCCTTTGAATGAGTACAGGGTTTCAGatctgcaagatgaaaaagtcctGGAGATCTGCTTTACAACACTGTGAACACACTTTACTAAAAAGTGGTTAAGACGGTGAATTCTGTGTCATGTGATTTTtaccagaattaaaaaaaaagattttgggggacttccctagtggctaagactcagcactcccaatgtgcagtggtcagggaactagaacccacatgtcacaactaaagatctcatgtgtcacaactaagactcagcacagccaaataaataaatattaaaaaaaaattggggttTCACATGTTACTCTGGATAATGGAGTCACAGAGGCTTTTAAAGAATATCTCAGGTGGAAGTGGCAAGAATCACAGCAACTCATGGGGACCACACTGGAGCCTCACTAACAGGATGCTAAGGAGTCAGCAGGGTGGCATGGTGGCCAGAAACCCATGGGCTCCTGGGTGATGTGCTGCTTGCCCTGCACAAGCCAGCGTCCAGCTGCAATTCTTCACCCGGCCCAGCCCCCACCTTCCATTAGAGTCAATGACAGTCTGAAGTGTGTACAGAGGTGGTGATGAGGTGAAGAAGGGGCTGGATATGTGGTCTCATAAGGGATGGTAGCAAGAACTGGAGAAGATCAGACTTTGGAAGATGTAGGACAGGACCCTGCTGAATTCTGGGGCCCCACAGGGCAAAGTTGGGAACAGTGGGTGGAAAGTCAGGATGACAGATTTCAGCTCAGCCTAAGAAAGATCTCTGTCTCCAGCAAAGCTTTCTGAAGACTGAAAGTGCTACCTCACATGGTAGTGAGCTCTCCAGCACTGGGGGCATACAATTCCTCTCAGAGGAATTCAGGCAATGGAGGCCCGGTCAGATGACTTTTAAGTCACTTCCAAtcctgagggtgagggtgaggaggCAAGATGACTGACTGACCCCAGACTTGCAGGAGTtcagtgtgtgtatgcatgcaagGGCGAGTGTGGGTACACACACAGTGGCAGAGGGGCTCTGAGTGACAGGCCTGGCTAGGCCCATCCTGAAGTCCCTTCCAGCTCCTGTGTACCAGGCAGGCCACGGTGACCACAGATGTATCAGGGAAGGCTCCCTGGAAGAGGTGAGGAGGAGGCAAAGGTGCAGAAAGAACCAGGATTGCAGGGGTCTGGTATAAATTGTGCTGTGAGAAAGAAGTGGAGTTAAGGGGAATGGGGGGGGGGTCACTAAGGCAAAGCCAGTTTAAAGATAGCCCTGTGTGATACAATGGACCCTGGACTGCTCAGGCCCTGAAGTCTCCTTGGCAGAGAGGGACATATAAGGCTGCTAAAAACTAGGTCACAGCATTCCCAGAATGTGGGAAGTACtgaaacaaaaagtgaaagttcCAGCACCAGGGTTTCTAGGAAGGGGTCAGCAGGGTCGCCCTCTCTCCCTGTCACTGACTGGAAAGCCTTGGGGCCCTATAACCATACCCCTGGCTGACACAGGGGTTCCCTCCCACCACAGCAGCCAGTCCCAGCTCAGGTGGCTCCTCTGAGCAGAACCCAGCCCCAGGGAGGCAAGATACCTCCCAATGACCACACCCAGCAAGAGACTCACCCCCTTCTGTAGAAAGACCTGAGGACAGATAAACACCAGAAAAAAGAGGCGTCAAAGAAAACCCACCCAGCCCCGCATCAAGCAAGGAGAGACCTCAGAGTCTGAGGTcttagtagtaaaaaaaaaaaaaaaaagcccatgtgccaatgcaggaaccacaggagacgtgggttcaatccctgggttgggacgatcccctggaggagggcatggcaacccactccagtattcctgcctggagaatcccatggacagaggagcctggtgggctacagtccagggagtcacaaagagtcagatgtgcctgagcacacacgcaaactgaggctcagagaggtcatgcAGCCTCAGGGTACCGGCCTGGAATGAGGGAAGGCCTTCCTTTTGCTTGTTGGCCAACCATTTCTGGGTGCCAGGCCTGGGCATCATCTGATTTACTTTTCATCACCTTTGCTGGAGCTTTCACCATTGTACCCATATTttggatgaggaaacaggctcaagaACATACTCTGTCCACGTTCCCACAGATGGTCTAGGGGTAGGCCCAAGAGGAGGGGAACCCTGCCCTGAACCCCAGCCCACTTCAAGGGTCACCAGACAGAGGAAATCACTGAGAAAAGAGGGCCACCAGACCCATGAGGTTGACAGCTGCCTTCAAATCTGCCTTCctcaaagaggaggaagagagaagagaagaaaagaactaAGATTTCTCAAGAACCTCCTCTGTGCTAAGCCCTTTGTAGACAGACCTGCCCGAGTCGTCCCAGAGGAAAGCCAAGGGCTCTGGAGAAGAAGCTCCAGGGGGCACAACTGGGGCTTGAGGTCAGTGCTGCTGGAAGGGGCTGCCTGGGCCTGGCTCCTGCGGccgaggggagggggcaggccaGGGCGTCTCTGCTAGGTGGAAGACAAAGGCGTCTTGGGTAGGGCTGGACTAGGGGCTCTCAAAGGTCCTTAGGGCAGAGCTTCTAACTATGGAATAAAGACTCTGAGGAGGTCCGTGCCCCTCCTCCCTCACAACTGTTGGCTGAAACAGGCCCCTCCCTCAGCATTCGTCCTCTTCTGGCCTCCCAGAGCCCAGCTGACTCATTTCTCAGCCCTCTCCCAACTCCCCAACAAAGAGGCCCAGGACAGGCAGGGGCCAGAGCAGGAATTATGAACAGGCCCCTTCTGTCCCCTGGCAAGAGGCTAGAAAGCTTTTGGGGCAAAGCTGGTTTTGCTAGTttatcaggaaggaaagaataaaaagctgattaaaaaaaaataaaaagaatgagttcCAGATGGGTAGCTTTTTCAGCCTGGGTTCCAGGACATTCAAGAGGCAAATCCCAGCCCTGccttttattagctgtgtgatcttggtaaAGTTGCTAAATCACTCTGTACCTCATTTCTTCCATAcacaaaatggggataacagtatctacctcacagggttgtgagaattaaataaatcaATCTTTGTAAATGCTTTAGATCAGATCTGGAACAAAGTGAACAAACTATAATTCAACTAAATGTCACCTATAAATCATTACTGTTGGGCAGAGATCCATTAGCCTCCTGGCTTTGGGGGAAACTCCCCTCCCTGATTTTAATGGGAGCAGGGCTGCTGGTATTTAACTTGGTCTTTGATGACCTTTTTCAGTACCTCTGAGCTCAGGTACTTATTGAGTGAAAAAGTGAGTACAAGAACAGATGAATGAGATTCTCATACCAGCACTGAGGAAGCCTGAGGACAGATTTCTTCTCATTAAGACAAGGAAATTTTGGTCTTTGGGAGGACATGTGACTTGCCCGAGGTCCCATGGTGAATCCACACTGGAGTCAGATCCAAGAATGTCCCTCCCTTGCCCTGGATCTCACACACTTTCCACCTTACATACTTCTTTCTGTCCCTAAGCAAGAATGACAGGGTATGCCTTAGGCTGCCCCTGTGTGGGCGGATGATGGTCACGGAAGAACTgaaggaggcagggcagggacaGTGCTTGTTTTGCCAGCAGAGAGGCGGTCTCTCTCCAGTCCTGCCCGCCGCCACCCAGGCCTGCCTGCCATCATGCtgccctgtttcctcatctgtgtgaGAAAGAAGCCTGACATCTGTGGTTTTCAAAATAGCTTCAAAGCAGGGAAACCCTTTTTTGAACCTTTCTTTAGAATCAACAGATGAAAACAGAACTGTGGGGACTAACCTGCCCATGCAGCCTTCCCCTGGAGAGGTGTGAAAGCCCTGCTCTGTAGAAAATTCCTGGATAATTTGGTCCCTGGAGGTCTTTTTGCTCTGATGACCTTGGGCTGGGAGATGTGGATCGAGGGACAGTAAGATTCTTAGCGATAGAGAGTGTGTGGCTGTCCTTCAGGGCTGGAGTCCAGGCTGAGGAGCAGGGTGACAAATGATCAGTGTGGCAGACAGGTCAGCACCCAGCTGGGAAGTCAGAGAACCTGGTGCAAATCTGTTTGTTCAGGGTGTGAGCTTGGGCAAAGTACTCAACCTCTGTAAATCCATTCAGCTGATAATAAGGGCCTCACAGGCTGTTACAAAAGTTGATAACACATATGAAACACCCAGCTTCAAGCCTGTCACACAATAGGAGCTGAATAATTGGCAATCGCTGTTATTAGGGACAGTATTAGAGGCTTCCACTGAGCCCCAGACTGTTGCCTTTCTCTGCTCAGCTGCAAACTGAAGCCCAGCAGGAAGATGCGGGCCAGGGGCTGGACCTAGGAGTCTCTGAACACTGGACTTCCAGAATTTAAGCTGTGTTGGTTGAGACACTTTTCCAGCAATGCCTACTACCCCAGTAGTTCtgctgtatatctgaggttaaaGATTAAAAAGAGATGGGCTCCTGTGcagtgatgaggaaactgaggcccagaagagGCAAGCTCCTTACGAAGGTCTTTATGGAACCACAAAGAGCCCCTCTGTGGATGCACGTCTGTGATGCTGCCTGTCCTTTGGGCACAGACAGTCTCAGGCTGGTGGCCTGGAATGACAAGTTTGGGCCTGTGTAACCCAGAAAAGCAATTTTCTCTTGGGGATCCTTAGGGGAGCAGGATACTATCCAGGGGGCTCAGAGTCTTTGGAAGGAGATGAGTAGAATGCATGTGGCTAAGGGCCAGTATTCTGGAAGTTCCCCAGGTCTGTGGAGGTTAACGACGGGAAGGAGGCGGAAACTGCCTGAACCGGCTCTAACTTGCTTTCTGCCACCATCCTGGAGACTCTGCATCTCCAGTTCTAGAAGGTGTCATCACCTTCCTGCACCCAGACTCACACCACTGACCTTTCTTTCTTATTCACAAGTTAGTCACCAAGTCTGCTTGAGGCTACCATCTTGAAAAtccaccccctggag
Encoded proteins:
- the GLIPR2 gene encoding Golgi-associated plant pathogenesis-related protein 1 isoform X2, coding for MGKSASKQFNDEVLKAHNEYRKQHGVPPLKLCKKLNREAQQTLHSHGMEEYKENGSGEGVCK